In Nymphalis io chromosome 9, ilAglIoxx1.1, whole genome shotgun sequence, the genomic window cgccaaccggctcgtcaaacataTGTTCATAGTATTTAAGTTCATTCGGTTGCAGAAGAGTCAGCGACAGATCCGCAATCGTTTAGACGACGGCGCATGAACGTCGCGTACCGTGGGCcaggcggcgcgcgcggcggtgGTCGAGCGCCAGCGCGGCGTCGTCCAGCGCCACGGCGCACGGCGCGGCCAGCACGCCCGCCTGCCGCATGCCGCCGCCCAGCATCTTGCGCACGCGCCGCGCCCTGACACACATCATCGTCTAATCCAATATATTCACACCATactttaatacataaatcatgTAAACGAAACTGAAACATTGATGGAAATTTTGCAGGAAAGTAGTTGCTCATTAGAATTTGCATATTAATGCATTTTTAACTGCCTCATCAAACTAGCTATTCACTGGGCTACCTTGGCAGTAAGCAACAGACCAACCAGGACCGGCTCCAGATAATTTATTCTTTCATAAATATCCTcccattttattacaaaaccgGCTATCCGTACTAAATAGGTCACCTACTGCTTGATGAAATGGTAGGTGCCGACGATTGCGGACCCTGCGGGCGCGGCCAGTCCTTTACTGAAACACAACGATACACTATCGCAGCTCCGCGCGATGCGCTCTGCCGGCACATCCAAGTACGTACTGGCGTTCAGCAGTCGCGCTCCATCCATATGTAGCGGTATGCCATGCTTCTTGCAGATCTCTGACAGATCATCTATCCACTGGAGGGGCAAAacctaaaacaaatattgaatataCAATAAGATATGCAATCAACctcaattataagtaattaaaatgtgaaaaaatatactatacacataataaaaaatatttttttaaaactatactacttataatcaaaataaattattccaaaACCAATAGATATCCGATAGCTTCTTTTGTCGGTTAGTAGAGAttgaacaaacaaaatattccatgtttattttttttatttttttttttatagaataggaaggtggacgagcatatgggccacctgatggtaagtggtcaccaaacgcccttagacattggcattgtaagaaatgtcaaccatcgcttacatagccaatgcgccaccaaccttgggaactaagattttatgtcccttgtgcctgtaattacactggctcattcacccttcaaaccggaacacaacaatatcaagtattgctgttttgcggtagaatatctgatgagtgggtggtacctacccagacgagcttgcacaaagccctaccaccagtttatgCAAATTAACAACTTCAtcatcatatattatgtaatttgtcTAAGTGTTTGCCATGCCAAATATGATGGTCAATCTtgatatgataaatattgtaatattattgtaaaatgtttacttattttaatggtTAAATTAGAATGTTGTATTATCACCTTTCCTCCACAAACATTGTGAGTGTTTTCAATTGCAATCAAAGATGTGATTGCCTCATGAATATCCGAACCTCGAATTTTGCTTTCCAACTCTTGCAGGTCAAAAGTTCCATCTGGTTTGTTCTGAATAGTATTTAAAAGAACCCCCGCGACATGAGCTGCACCACCTTCAGAACAAAGAATTTTCTTTTTAGTGTAAAATACacaatatgataaattattggCATATTGTTCATTTGCAATGTACATAAGCTTGGaacatatcaaataataaaagaatatgaAATACTTTACTAACCTTGttcatatttgaaaatatgtgaTAAATTACCAACAATTGCCTCTGAGCCTCTTTTATTACAATGAACCATtactgcaaaaaaaaaattatattttttcatcacATTCTGTGCCATCTTTTACTTAAACCTCAACAGTTTAACATAcctgaatatattattaaaataacttaaatcaaaatttaatagccgagatggcccagtggtaagaacgcatgaatcttaccGATGGtcgtcggttcaaacccgggcaagcaccactgaattttcatgtgcttaatttgtaattataattcatctcgtgctttacgatgaaggaagacatcgtgaaaagatcagaatttcagtgaaattagacacatgcaggtggaAACCTGCACCTTTTTAAGATTGTCGGTTCACCTTGCCACAGGGTtacctacactacgtttgcctaagcgtggtctccattCTACAcatgtcggctccatcggccatcaatgtgCCTAgagaccagcccacttccactttaGCAATCTAATTTTACACGCAATGTCGGAGattttagttctctggcgaatgtcctcatttcggaccccaagcatcgcgcttTCCATTGCTCACTGAGCAACCTTAAATTTGTGTACTAGTCCTACGATGACTTCAGTTTATGTGATATAAGTAGACAAGTTGATTAAGACATACGATAATTcaagtgaaataaatttatttaatatacatattatgctcataaattttaaataaagtttcaattaaaaaaaatactgtgatattttatttatatatttaattatgaaaaatgaatatattttttcacaattgttttttaatgatgtatagtttttaattatataatatatataatttaatagacaTGCTAAAATCAGGTTTAAACTTACTTGCAATAAGATTAGCCATGGTACCGGTGGGTACGAATAATGCCGCTTGTTTCCCTAATAAAGTTGCTACTTTACTCTCCAAAGCATTTACAGTAGGGTCCTCTCCAAATACATCGTCTCCAAGAGCAGAATTTACCATTGCGTGCATCATAGATTTTGTTGGCTTAGTGACGGTATCAGACCGCAAATCCACAATAAACGCCATTTTTTTACTACACAAATTACAGTAATAACGTTTAAGTAACACCAAACAAAATGTTATGGCATAGCCTTTTTAATACAAGGGATACGAGTTATACGTTGTGTAAGTATCGTCGTGTTTCTGTATAACTAgcaattattctttaaatataacttcATATCAGTATGATCGGCTTAAAATACTGTGAACTTTGACTTCTTAAACATGATAATACCAgagtttttcttaaataattgttaagtcTTTTGTGGGAACATGAAAAGTTTATCTATTCCttgtaaaacagttttttttatatagccaAATGTTCAATATGCATGTTAAAGAAAATTGagctttattattttgaaataaatgtcaGAGATTGACAGTTAAAGTTACACACACACAGCTTATGTTAGAAATacccttttattaaattaatatttagagtTATTGAAAACTTTTTAAGTAAGATATGTGTTTTAGGTTGTGGatgattcttttttaaaatatatgttcacATATTAGtatcatgaaaaaatatttttaatcagttgcacttatattataatatctagaTTAATACAATCACTTGTATTCTATACATGAAAATCttagctttaataataaaaatattaagaaacagCATTTACTAACTAGtcttttaaattactaattagaagtctttttaatttttatgcaatttataaattattttcttttttattgctTGAAACATATCACGATTATGGTATTAATGTTGtacttaattttgataatattttaatgcgtTCATGTTTTgcacatatttaattaagaatattctaatttaatttacaaaacttGCAGTTGGTACATATATCTTAGCAtgcaaatgaaattttaaatatttaatataataacaaatacaatatattttgttatgtaagGTATTTCTTAACCGATTACTGTATCTTTGATACATCAAAGACTTTTTAATCTCAGTTCTATTCATAAGTTCAAACCTTCGTTGATAATCGGGCAACGTATTCGCTATAAACTATGTCGAAAGTGTGGTGCTAGAGctaaaattacattttgttaaatTGAACATATCcataacacaaatatttgttttcatttacaaaaaattacaactttGCAAAAATAAGTCAATCCTATTGGCTACTTGAAAATTAGaatgtttcaatgtaataagCTGCCAATCACAGTAACAGAATTTAACGGTAATTGTCAGAATTTTATTAGCTACTATTCAAAATTCAACACACTCGACATTTGTGTCAAAAACGAGCAGAATTGGAGTGATTTGTCGGTTTAACTAAGACtatttttctattg contains:
- the LOC126770953 gene encoding uncharacterized protein LOC126770953; the encoded protein is MAFIVDLRSDTVTKPTKSMMHAMVNSALGDDVFGEDPTVNALESKVATLLGKQAALFVPTGTMANLIAIMVHCNKRGSEAIVGNLSHIFKYEQGGAAHVAGVLLNTIQNKPDGTFDLQELESKIRGSDIHEAITSLIAIENTHNVCGGKVLPLQWIDDLSEICKKHGIPLHMDGARLLNASTYLDVPAERIARSCDSVSLCFSKGLAAPAGSAIVGTYHFIKQARRVRKMLGGGMRQAGVLAAPCAVALDDAALALDHRRARRLAHVIHGLFLKTFSVDVEGQHTNIVLVRISEDSPLNADQVLQRLAQICLAETQGSCKTTNDEGVIVKAICFNNKTLRFTLHRDIQDEQLWLAIMKITYVFKEMDAAHPVKC